TGGAAAGGAGGTGGATGGGAGAACTTTGGCTGTTGATTGGGCCGTGGACAAGGCTGTCTGGGAGAATATACAGCAGGATAGCCAAGAGCAgggaaatggagaggaagaagagtcaaGCGACGCTGAGATGGCAGATGACGCCGAGGCCGAATcaggtgttgatgatgatggagacctccccgaagatgaagatatggatGAAATCGCTCAGagtgacgaagatgaagacgaagaggaggaagaggaggaagaggaagagaaagaggatgaaaggACGGCCGCCACCGTCTTTATTCGGAACCTACCATTCACCTGTACAGATGAGACGCTCTACGAACATTTTACTCAGTTCGGACCCTTGCGTTATGCACGTATCGTTGTCGACCCGGAAACCGAACGCCCTCGTGGTACAGGCTTCGTTTGCTTCTGGAAGGTTGAGGATGCAGCGGCGTGTGTGCGTGACGctccaaaacaacaagataCTATTGCCccagagaaggaaaaggccaagaagggcTCCATTGCATTCAAACATTCCGTCCTTCAGAACGAGAACGCCGATCCAACTGGGCGTTATACCTTGGACGGCCGGGTGCTGCAGGTTTCCCGTGCTGTGAGTAAGTCACGAGCTACGCAACTCGCAGAGGAAGGTGTCTCACGGCGCCTTGTTCGTGATACTGACAAGCGTCGTCTGTATCTCCTGTCTGAGGGAACTATCCCCTCAGACTCCCCTCTGTACAAGAAGCTCTCACCATCTGAGATTAAAATGAGAGAGGATAGCTTTAAACAGCGACAAAGTTttatcaagaagaacccaACGCTTCATCTTAGTTTGACGCGACTGTCCGTTCGAAACGTGCCCCGCCATGTCACATCGAAGGATCTAAAGCAACTCGCTCGACAAGCCGTTGTTGGTTTCGCCCAGGATGTCTCGGCTGGCTTGCGCCAGCCCTTGTCCAGGGATGAGCTACAGCGTGCTTCggaagagatgaaggaaGCCGAGCAGctcagaaagaagaaaggtcTTGGGGTTGTGAGACAAGCCAAGATCGTTTTCGAAGGACGGGATGGAAGTAAGGTCGAGGAGAACAGTGGCGCCGGAAGAAGCCGGGGTTATGGTTTCGTCGAGTATTTCACCCACCGGCATGCGTTGATGGGACTCAGGTGGCTCAACTGCCATGCCGTCGAAGCCCCCGCAACCGGCTCCGAAGATGCtaaggacaagaagaaacGACTCATTGTTGAATTCGCTCTTGAGAACGCGAATGTTGTCAAACGCCGCCAagagcaacaagaaaagatgCGCAATTTCAAGAAAGGAGGTCAGAAAAATGAGGACTCTTCTAAGAATGGCGGCTCCCAGAACAAAACACCACCGAAGGGCAATAAACGAAAGCGCTCCGAGAGCAACGGCGATCAAGGGCAGGGTGGAGCAGATACGGAAGAGCAGAACAAGATCGCCAAACGCAATCGTATCAtcgcaaagaaaagaatgcaGCGGAGGACTCGGAAGGGAAAGGCGTAGCTGGGGGTTCAAAAGTTATATCTGGCTAATATTGTACACAACATTTGATTTATAATTACTCGTGCTTCAGTTTTAGACATGGTTTACCTTGAAAGAAGCGGAAAGCATCTGTGATGCTCCATAAACATCTGAAATGAAAATAGCTCAAATCCCATGGGTATAGTACTTATTCCAAGGTGTAACGATAACTGATTCCGCATCACCCGCTTGCGACCTCCTCGCTTGCCCTTGATATCAATAGTTTGTAGCGTCTTTCACCTTTCCAACAATATTATACCTTTTGCTGAAGAACGTGAACCACTCATCTAAAACCGtcttttccttatcttcGAGATCGTCCCACTTAGGTCTACAGTCCTCCGGTTTCAGAGATGAGCAGGCCAGGGCTCGGGAAGAATCCTTTCCTGCAAAGACTGCAACTTGTCAGAGTAGATCCTGACTGCTGGAGGGACGGAGATAACCTACCACGATACGAACCATTCGGGCCATAAGCTGGGTTTTTGGATACGTCGAAAACGATACCCTTGATGGCTACCCAAGTCGGACGGTTGGGATCCGTACCTAGTGGTGAGATTGTCCTCCGTCAGCTTGGTATCCCGGCGAGAGTGTAGATAAACATTGGCGTACTCGGCCTCGACTGGGAGAGAAAACGTACCGTCGCACTTTGACAATTCCTCCACGGTGATCGGATCATCCTTGGGGTCTTCGAGTTGAACAGGTACCTTGGGCGCGAAGCGTTCAGACATATTGATACAGTTTTCAAGACAAATTCGTATCTTTCAATGTGGATCAAGAATGGATCAGAAGCTGTTATATGTTTTTCGGTGTCGGAAAGTCGTTAGAATTCGGACCGACACAAAACGCGGGGCTGTTCGGCGGGGGGGTAGTAATTCGACGCAAAGACCAAGCCAACCGTGGGTCTGACCGTGATTCAATTCGAATTATGTTCAAGATAGAATTGCGATGTGATTGGCTGACAATAAGGGTTTGTACTGTTATGGATCAGTTTTCAAAGTAGAGTTCGGCAATAGATTGATTTCATCTCGATATGCACGTTCAAAGCTTTTTggatttaatttatttttatttttaagAAAAGTCACTGGTCACTGGAACTGTCGCGTGGTCCAACTGACGTCAACCGCCACCAACCCCTGCCCGTCAAACCATATAAGTAAAAGACTGGCTCTAAGCTAACTCTTCTGATCACTCCCAAGATCTAAAATACTTTCAACAACCCTATTTGCAGCTACTATCTAATCAAACCTGCTCTACGGTGAAGATTGGTACGCTGAGAATGTCTTCTTCACTGCAAGAACCTCAAGGGAGCCCGCAAAGCCAAAGCCCTCCCGAAAACACCAGGGGATCCTGTGGAGCGAGCACTATCGAGCGTGATATGTCGCATTATCTTTATTTTGAAGATAACGATTGCTTCTTCCCGCCAACCGAGCTGGGTCAGAAACCACCAAGGCAGGGCGAGGGACGGGAACCAAGGCAATCGCGGATGGATGTGGAACAACCGCGAGTCCCAGAGGAATGAGGGCCGAAGCATTTGTTTCAAAGGTTTGAGGCTTGAAATATCCGGGTAAAATGTAATAGCTAATTCACTGATTAAGGACTGTCGAAGAGTCATTCATACTGCTCTATGGCTCAACCCAAGGATATCTAAATAATTAGGCTGTACCTTTCATAGTCGAAGGCCAATTCATACTACAGTATTACAATTTACGGGTAGTACTTATAGCGGTATGGTGTTCAATTGTCCCAAGATTCCTTAAATTACTACCTAGTAACCCTAACACAACTATGAGCACTTGTCTGCTCTTCATTTTTTGCTTGGCAAGGGAATCCACCAACAAATGTCAACTGTAGGTAAAGGAAGTTTTCAATTCACGATACAGTAGCATGTGAATCCATGATTTAGAAGACGCTACCGGAAGAATCCATAATTGCAAGCCAAGTGGAGCCTCTTCTCTTAGTTAATTGTTAGAGCGTAGCCTGATCAATTCCCTTTATCTTGCAGAATTTCTTCCCAAACAACGACGAAGATTCATCTCTAGGGTAACTTTATAAGTAAGACTAGCTAATACCCCCGCTAGATCTATCAAACGGGCatgtacattgtacattGACTGACAAGCAGGGAGTGAGACGTTGAGATGTGCCCCTCCAGTAATGCGCCCCACGCGGGTTGCATTCCAACATACCTAATATGGTTTAAGTTAGTCCGTCACGGTGGGACATAATTTCCACATTGGAATCTGATTTTACTCCGTAGACACTTCCATGActgcccctcctcccccatGGGACATTGGGAGAGGATCCCCTGTATGGATTCCTTTATCCTCTTTGTGTTACTCGAAAGATGGGCGACCACGAAACCATGATCATGATTCCAGGGACTGACGCAAGGGCTGATGATTCAGCCacctacggagtagatcagAAAAGAGAGTGTGCGCTTGCTCCCTAGAATCCCATTAACCTCGGATGGTGCGCATCTGTCCGCTCTTGTGGGGATCCCCCCGGTAGGTGAGCTTCTACCGTATTTTCGCCGAACGGTGATTTGCTCACGAGAACCTTTCATACTCACTACTGCACGTCTGGATCTTATTGGttttttgttccttctttttttttttcttttttctttttttttttttttttctcattcccACAAAAGTCGGGTATGATACTACGGTGATACCATGATCATTTGCCCGGCTCAGCTAGTTTGCAAAATTTCTCACTCACGCCTGCTTCTTTAACCGCCTGGTTTTTCTTGCGTCTCcctattttctcttcagtTCTCCTTATATACAACCTATCC
The sequence above is a segment of the Aspergillus oryzae RIB40 DNA, chromosome 3 genome. Coding sequences within it:
- a CDS encoding mRNA-binding ribosome biosynthesis protein NOP4 (nucleolar protein fibrillarin NOP77 (RRM superfamily)); the protein is MAVRDETSHKTLPEGRGNSEEVEAAMDTAKNDTVQEESVSDKPRRTLFVRSLPASVTTEKLVEYFSQSYVIKHALVVNDSETKQSKGYGFVTFADVDDAKAALDEFNGSVFDGKKIKVDYAQPRHRTVDENAGKSVPSSAALEAKKQREQERAATQPPKLIVRNLPWSIKEPDDLAVHFRSFGKIKYVNLPKKGNKLAGFGFVVLRGKKNAEKALEAVNGKEVDGRTLAVDWAVDKAVWENIQQDSQEQGNGEEEESSDAEMADDAEAESGVDDDGDLPEDEDMDEIAQSDEDEDEEEEEEEEEEKEDERTAATVFIRNLPFTCTDETLYEHFTQFGPLRYARIVVDPETERPRGTGFVCFWKVEDAAACVRDAPKQQDTIAPEKEKAKKGSIAFKHSVLQNENADPTGRYTLDGRVLQVSRAVSKSRATQLAEEGVSRRLVRDTDKRRLYLLSEGTIPSDSPLYKKLSPSEIKMREDSFKQRQSFIKKNPTLHLSLTRLSVRNVPRHVTSKDLKQLARQAVVGFAQDVSAGLRQPLSRDELQRASEEMKEAEQLRKKKGLGVVRQAKIVFEGRDGSKVEENSGAGRSRGYGFVEYFTHRHALMGLRWLNCHAVEAPATGSEDAKDKKKRLIVEFALENANVVKRRQEQQEKMRNFKKGGQKNEDSSKNGGSQNKTPPKGNKRKRSESNGDQGQGGADTEEQNKIAKRNRIIAKKRMQRRTRKGKA
- a CDS encoding putative progesterone binding protein (predicted protein); the protein is MSERFAPKVPVQLEDPKDDPITVEELSKCDGTDPNRPTWVAIKGIVFDVSKNPAYGPNGSYRVFAGKDSSRALACSSLKPEDCRPKWDDLEDKEKTVLDEWFTFFSKRYNIVGKVKDATNY